Proteins from one Catenuloplanes atrovinosus genomic window:
- the mycP gene encoding type VII secretion-associated serine protease mycosin: MARLAAAVLVGATATLPFGPPSASAGPAASFGGSFAAVPLPVTGDEVRDEQWSLTELGMAEAWQRSTGAGVTVAVIDSGVDDTHADLAGRVRSGFDLVTTGGDGTTDPVGHGTTVAALIAGVPDQSGIIGMAPDAQILPIRVLDKQNRYDDAQVVAKAVRLAVDNGAKVINLSLGGLGSSPALATAIDYAFVKDVVVIACTGNSTASAPSEVWYPAREPGVIAVTGLEENGTSLWSGSITGPETVLSAPATDLIGARPGGYWRVQGTSFAAPMVAATAALIRARWPQMSAASVVNRLIGTATDLGAPGRDDRYGFGMVNPVAALADGLPEASYNVLDNEQPPGDVGFGFAPGAGRDSRAESGDASKAPGNGVEGRPGGAAQPAPAEAAPTAPRGRGLLGVLIGGSAVLIVIAILYFVTLHRLPRLRPSGRRGP, from the coding sequence GTGGCCCGCCTGGCCGCCGCGGTGCTCGTCGGCGCCACGGCCACGCTGCCGTTCGGCCCGCCGTCCGCCTCGGCCGGCCCGGCCGCCTCGTTCGGGGGCTCGTTCGCGGCGGTTCCGTTGCCGGTGACCGGTGACGAGGTGCGCGACGAGCAGTGGTCGCTGACCGAGTTGGGCATGGCCGAGGCGTGGCAGCGCTCGACCGGCGCGGGCGTCACGGTCGCGGTGATCGACTCGGGCGTGGACGACACCCACGCGGACCTGGCCGGCCGGGTGCGTTCCGGCTTCGACCTGGTCACCACCGGCGGCGACGGCACCACGGACCCGGTCGGGCACGGCACCACGGTCGCCGCGCTGATCGCCGGCGTGCCGGATCAGTCCGGCATCATCGGCATGGCGCCGGACGCCCAGATCCTGCCGATCCGCGTGCTGGACAAGCAGAATCGGTACGACGACGCGCAGGTCGTGGCGAAGGCGGTGCGCCTGGCCGTGGACAACGGCGCCAAGGTGATCAACCTCTCGCTCGGCGGCCTGGGCAGCAGCCCCGCGCTCGCCACCGCCATCGACTACGCGTTCGTCAAGGACGTGGTGGTGATCGCCTGCACCGGCAACTCCACCGCGTCCGCGCCGTCCGAGGTGTGGTACCCGGCACGCGAGCCCGGCGTGATCGCGGTGACCGGCCTGGAGGAGAACGGCACCAGCCTCTGGTCCGGCTCGATCACCGGCCCGGAGACGGTGCTGTCCGCGCCGGCCACCGACCTGATCGGCGCCCGCCCCGGCGGCTACTGGCGGGTCCAGGGCACCAGCTTCGCGGCGCCGATGGTGGCCGCCACCGCGGCGCTGATCCGCGCACGCTGGCCGCAGATGTCCGCCGCCTCCGTGGTGAACCGGCTGATCGGCACCGCCACCGACCTCGGCGCGCCCGGCCGCGACGACCGTTATGGCTTCGGCATGGTCAACCCGGTCGCCGCGCTCGCCGACGGCCTGCCCGAGGCGTCCTACAACGTGCTCGACAACGAGCAGCCCCCGGGCGACGTGGGCTTCGGCTTCGCCCCCGGCGCCGGCCGCGACTCCCGTGCCGAGTCCGGCGACGCCTCCAAGGCCCCCGGCAACGGCGTCGAGGGCCGCCCCGGCGGCGCGGCCCAGCCCGCCCCCGCGGAAGCCGCCCCCACCGCCCCCCGCGGCCGCGGCCTCCTCGGCGTCCTGATCGGCGGCTCAGCCGTCCTGATCGTGATCGCGATCCTCTACTTCGTGACCCTCCACCGCCTCCCCCGCCTCCGCCCCTCGGGCCGACGAGGCCCTTAG
- a CDS encoding CapA family protein gives MLFALVLLLATGLTGVHAVAVATAPGSRPLWLAVPPFVPRPPAPPPRQRPSGLLSIVATGDVTAGATVPDGVRRLLRADVATANPPYRRTPAAAAGLRAAGFTIINGYGTTAVRGIRVEVLGFPAGADPTAARRAVTAAAKRADVVVVHARLGAPGRYRVAGGAEVRFARAVVDAGADLVLGHGPGVLRGMEFHRGRLIAYGLGTFAGPAGRTGRYATAGVLRVTLRADGGWAGGTFTATRPDRAGRPVADRTGAGLRHVRELTASDFPGTGPAVGATGALSAR, from the coding sequence GTGCTTTTCGCCCTGGTCCTGCTGCTGGCCACCGGACTGACCGGGGTCCACGCGGTCGCGGTCGCCACCGCACCGGGCAGCCGGCCGCTCTGGCTCGCGGTGCCGCCGTTCGTCCCGCGCCCGCCCGCGCCGCCGCCCCGGCAACGGCCGTCCGGGCTGCTCTCGATCGTCGCGACCGGCGACGTCACGGCGGGCGCCACCGTGCCGGACGGCGTCCGGCGGCTGCTCCGGGCGGACGTGGCGACCGCGAACCCGCCGTACCGCCGTACCCCGGCCGCCGCGGCGGGGCTGCGCGCGGCCGGCTTCACGATCATCAACGGGTACGGCACCACGGCGGTCCGCGGCATCCGGGTCGAAGTGCTCGGCTTCCCGGCCGGCGCCGACCCGACCGCGGCCCGGCGCGCCGTGACCGCGGCGGCGAAGCGCGCGGACGTGGTCGTGGTGCACGCGCGGCTGGGCGCGCCGGGACGCTACCGGGTGGCCGGCGGCGCCGAGGTCCGGTTCGCCCGCGCGGTGGTGGACGCGGGCGCGGACCTGGTGCTCGGCCACGGCCCGGGCGTGCTGCGCGGCATGGAGTTCCACCGGGGACGGCTGATCGCGTACGGCCTCGGCACGTTCGCCGGCCCCGCCGGGCGTACCGGCCGGTACGCGACCGCGGGCGTGCTGCGGGTGACGCTGCGCGCGGACGGCGGCTGGGCCGGCGGCACGTTCACCGCGACCCGCCCGGACCGGGCCGGCCGGCCGGTGGCGGACCGGACCGGCGCGGGACTGCGGCACGTGCGCGAGCTGACCGCGTCCGACTTCCCCGGCACCGGCCCGGCGGTCGGCGCGACGGGCGCGCTCTCGGCGCGGTAG
- the eccCa gene encoding type VII secretion protein EccCa produces MATVIVRRPPRRAAPEIPAGELVVDAPPELPEPTGGRWRTLMTALPMLGGSVAMAMMFGRGGGTYSYVVGALFGVSSLAMLVTSWGGAGQPTRAEVAAARREYLRRLAALRRRARQTALAQRDGLRYRHPDPDRLWSTVDSHRLWERRASDPDFGIVRVALGPQALATPLVPPVTRPLAELEPMCAGALRRFLDAYSLVPDLPVAVSLRAFGRIHLRGAPGVARAMLAQLAVFHAPDDLVIAVCAGPDRRADWEWVKWLPHALHRTRTDAAGPLRLVAPALAELEPLLADRTDRAQLVLVLDGADQAGAARPAGSGVTVLDLDTPPPRSPDRATLVLTGGRRLISRTTESETEVGVPDSLTVAEAEAVARRLAPLRLAAVEAPRTGESGAEAGLAELLGLGDPARLRPAERWSRPRPPRDRLRVPIGVGADGRPVELDLKESAQDGMGPHGLLIGATGSGKSELLRTLVLGLAAEHSSETLNFVLVDFKGGATFASLDRLPHTAAVITNLADELPLVDRMVDAINGELLRRQELLRRSGNIPSLREYDRARAAGAALAPLPSLLIVCDEFSELLSAKPDFIDLFVQIGRVGRSLGVHLLLASQRLEEGRLRGLDTHLSYRIGLRTFSSLESRAVLGVPDAFELPRSPGHGYLRFGTEPLVRFRAAYASGPYRPAAGPPVAEPAPTARVVPYTTGTVAAPRVPRPRAQIAREPATRSLLDLMVDALEGAGPAAHRVWLPPLGDAPPLAELLGPVHVDPRRGLTVADPALRGALRVPVAVVDRPLDQRRETLWLDLAGAAGHVAVAGGPRSGKSTALRTLITALALTHTPEETQIYCLDFGGGSLAQAQRLPHVGGVAGRLDPVGVRRTVGEVRALLTEREARFAALGVDGMADYRARRASGEVEDDPYGDVFLVVDGWATLRADFDDLEPLVVEVAQRGLSYGVHVVVSAGRWMDLRPAFRDLLGARLELRLGDPADSTVSRRSAANVSAGAPGRGITAESMHLLVALPGVAPEEIAKAWTGPPAPPVRRLPAELPYAAVRDVRETGLRLPVGVVETDLSPAVLDFAADPHFLLFGDGECGKTSFLRALVTTITTRFAPAEARLVIVDFRRTLLGAVETDHLLGHASTAAAARTMVEGAAESLRRRLPGADVTARQLRDRSWWTGPELFVLVDDYELAGGASGPLQPLAELLPQARDIGLHLVLARRSGGAGRAYDPVLTQLRELSAPGLVMSGNREDGPLLGDVRPTAMPPGRGQLKTRREGIRLVQVAYLPPSDPA; encoded by the coding sequence TTGGCGACCGTGATCGTGCGGCGTCCGCCGCGTCGCGCGGCGCCCGAGATACCCGCCGGTGAGCTGGTCGTGGACGCGCCGCCGGAGCTGCCGGAGCCGACCGGCGGGCGATGGCGGACGCTGATGACCGCGCTGCCGATGCTGGGCGGCTCGGTCGCGATGGCGATGATGTTCGGCCGCGGCGGCGGCACCTACTCGTACGTGGTCGGCGCGCTCTTCGGCGTCTCCTCGCTGGCGATGCTGGTGACCAGTTGGGGCGGCGCCGGCCAGCCCACGCGCGCGGAGGTCGCCGCCGCGCGCCGGGAGTACCTTCGCCGGCTGGCCGCGCTGCGCCGCCGCGCCCGGCAGACCGCGCTGGCGCAGCGGGACGGCCTGCGCTACCGGCACCCCGACCCGGACCGGCTGTGGTCCACGGTGGACAGCCACCGGCTGTGGGAGCGGCGCGCGTCCGATCCGGACTTCGGCATCGTGCGGGTGGCGCTCGGGCCGCAGGCGCTGGCCACGCCGCTGGTGCCGCCGGTGACCAGGCCGCTGGCCGAGCTGGAGCCGATGTGCGCGGGCGCGCTGCGCCGGTTCCTGGACGCGTACTCCCTGGTGCCCGACCTGCCGGTGGCGGTGTCGCTGCGCGCGTTCGGCCGCATCCACCTGCGCGGCGCGCCCGGCGTGGCCCGCGCGATGCTGGCCCAGCTCGCGGTCTTCCACGCGCCGGACGACCTGGTGATCGCGGTCTGCGCCGGGCCGGACCGGCGCGCGGACTGGGAGTGGGTGAAGTGGCTGCCGCACGCGCTGCACCGCACCCGGACGGACGCGGCCGGCCCGCTCCGGCTGGTCGCGCCGGCGCTGGCGGAGTTGGAGCCGTTGCTCGCCGACCGTACCGACCGGGCCCAGCTGGTCCTGGTGCTGGACGGCGCCGATCAGGCGGGAGCGGCCCGGCCGGCCGGCTCCGGCGTGACCGTGCTGGACCTGGACACGCCGCCGCCGCGCAGCCCGGACCGCGCCACGCTGGTGCTGACCGGCGGCCGGCGGCTGATCAGCCGTACCACCGAGTCGGAGACCGAGGTGGGCGTGCCGGACTCGCTGACCGTGGCCGAGGCGGAGGCGGTCGCGCGCCGGCTGGCACCGCTGCGGCTCGCGGCCGTGGAGGCGCCACGCACCGGGGAGAGCGGCGCGGAGGCCGGACTGGCGGAACTGCTCGGGCTGGGCGACCCCGCGCGGCTGCGTCCGGCCGAGCGCTGGTCGCGGCCCCGGCCGCCGCGCGACCGGCTGCGCGTGCCGATCGGCGTGGGCGCCGACGGCCGCCCGGTGGAGCTGGACCTGAAGGAGTCCGCGCAGGACGGCATGGGCCCGCACGGGCTGCTGATCGGCGCGACCGGCTCCGGCAAGTCGGAGCTGCTGCGCACGCTGGTGCTGGGGCTGGCCGCGGAGCACTCGTCGGAGACGCTCAACTTCGTGCTGGTGGACTTCAAGGGCGGCGCCACGTTCGCGTCGCTGGACCGGCTGCCGCACACGGCTGCGGTGATCACGAACCTCGCGGACGAGTTGCCGCTGGTGGACCGCATGGTCGACGCGATCAACGGAGAGCTGCTGCGCCGCCAGGAGTTGCTGCGGCGCAGCGGGAACATCCCGAGCCTGCGCGAGTACGACCGGGCCCGCGCCGCCGGCGCCGCGCTCGCGCCGCTGCCCTCGCTGCTGATCGTGTGCGACGAGTTCTCCGAGCTGCTCTCCGCGAAGCCGGACTTCATCGACCTGTTCGTGCAGATCGGCCGGGTGGGGCGGTCGCTCGGCGTGCACCTGCTACTGGCCAGCCAGCGGCTGGAGGAGGGGCGGCTGCGCGGGCTGGACACGCACCTGTCGTACCGGATCGGGCTGCGCACGTTCTCCTCGCTGGAGTCCCGCGCGGTGCTGGGCGTGCCGGACGCGTTCGAGCTGCCGCGCTCGCCCGGCCACGGCTACCTGCGGTTCGGCACCGAGCCGCTGGTGCGGTTCCGGGCCGCGTACGCCTCCGGGCCGTACCGGCCCGCGGCCGGGCCACCGGTCGCCGAGCCGGCGCCCACGGCCCGGGTGGTGCCGTACACCACCGGCACGGTGGCGGCGCCGCGGGTGCCGCGCCCGCGCGCGCAGATCGCACGCGAGCCGGCCACCAGAAGCCTGCTCGACCTGATGGTGGACGCGCTGGAGGGCGCCGGGCCGGCCGCGCACCGGGTGTGGCTGCCGCCGCTCGGCGACGCGCCACCCCTCGCCGAGCTGCTCGGGCCGGTCCACGTGGACCCGCGCCGCGGCCTGACCGTGGCCGACCCGGCGCTGCGCGGCGCGTTGCGCGTGCCGGTCGCGGTGGTGGACCGGCCGCTGGACCAGCGCCGGGAGACGCTGTGGCTGGACCTCGCCGGCGCGGCCGGGCACGTCGCGGTCGCCGGCGGCCCGCGCAGCGGCAAGTCCACCGCGCTGCGCACGCTGATCACCGCGCTGGCGCTGACCCACACGCCGGAGGAGACGCAGATCTACTGCCTGGACTTCGGCGGCGGTTCGCTGGCCCAGGCGCAGCGGCTCCCGCACGTCGGCGGCGTGGCCGGGCGGCTGGACCCGGTGGGCGTGCGGCGCACGGTCGGCGAGGTGCGGGCGCTGCTCACCGAGCGGGAGGCCCGGTTCGCGGCGCTGGGCGTGGACGGCATGGCCGACTACCGGGCCCGGCGCGCGTCCGGTGAGGTGGAGGACGATCCGTACGGCGACGTGTTCCTGGTGGTGGACGGCTGGGCGACGCTGCGCGCCGACTTCGACGACCTGGAGCCACTGGTGGTCGAGGTGGCGCAGCGCGGGCTGTCGTACGGCGTGCACGTGGTCGTCTCCGCGGGCCGCTGGATGGACCTTCGCCCGGCGTTCCGCGACCTGCTCGGCGCCCGCCTGGAGCTGCGCCTGGGCGACCCGGCCGACTCCACGGTCTCCCGCCGCTCCGCCGCGAACGTGTCGGCCGGTGCGCCCGGCCGGGGCATCACCGCGGAGTCGATGCACCTGCTGGTCGCGCTGCCCGGCGTCGCGCCGGAGGAGATCGCGAAGGCGTGGACCGGGCCGCCGGCGCCGCCGGTGCGCCGGCTCCCGGCCGAACTGCCCTACGCGGCGGTACGGGACGTGCGCGAGACCGGGCTGCGGCTGCCGGTCGGCGTGGTGGAGACCGACCTCTCCCCGGCCGTGCTGGACTTCGCGGCCGATCCGCACTTCCTGCTCTTCGGCGACGGTGAGTGCGGCAAGACGTCGTTCCTGCGCGCGCTGGTCACCACGATCACCACGCGGTTCGCGCCGGCGGAGGCCCGGCTGGTCATCGTGGACTTCCGCCGTACGCTGCTCGGCGCCGTGGAGACCGACCACCTGCTCGGGCACGCCTCCACCGCCGCGGCCGCGCGGACCATGGTCGAGGGCGCGGCCGAGTCACTGCGCCGGCGGCTGCCCGGCGCGGACGTGACCGCCCGGCAGTTGCGCGACCGCTCGTGGTGGACCGGCCCGGAGCTGTTCGTGCTGGTCGACGACTACGAGTTGGCCGGTGGCGCGTCGGGTCCGCTGCAACCGCTGGCCGAGCTGCTGCCGCAGGCCCGCGACATCGGGCTGCACCTGGTGCTGGCGCGCCGGTCCGGTGGTGCCGGCCGCGCGTACGACCCGGTCCTGACGCAGCTGCGCGAGCTGTCCGCGCCCGGGCTGGTGATGTCCGGCAACCGCGAGGACGGCCCGTTGCTGGGTGATGTGCGCCCTACGGCGATGCCGCCCGGCCGGGGACAGTTGAAGACGCGGCGCGAGGGTATACGCCTCGTGCAGGTCGCCTATCTGCCACCGTCCGATCCCGCGTGA
- the eccD gene encoding type VII secretion integral membrane protein EccD yields the protein MGAGLARVTIAAPRRRVDLALPDQIPLAELLPDLLRHAGESLADEGERHGGWLLRRPDGAPLLGGRPLRAQGIRDGEILHLTPARVRWPEPEYDDVVDVIAGAPRRTGPWSPAATRLATRAAAVALMPSALPPLLLAPPSPAGAYAAAALAVALLLAAVTASRAYGDAGTAAVLGALSIPFAGAAGALLTALDRPAPPGFPGWWGTPETLVAAVAVLLAALIAAAGTAVHPRVPVAFASAAVQAVPAAALALVVPPVHAAAVLVTAAACTLGLLPLAAIRLGRLPIPAIALPAPVPDPDDPGRDGLAEARRRPPRAAVLAALSRTDEFLTGLLAGHALVITVAAPVLALHGGAVARVLAGAVAVSLLLRTRVFGTAHHRVPLLAAGVVTLAVLAFTVSVAVPSPLLTVLPAAVAVAVLAAGAAWSRRPPSLYLARGAELLDTLALVSLIPLACVILGLYANLRNLNG from the coding sequence ATGGGTGCCGGTCTCGCGCGCGTCACGATCGCCGCCCCGCGCCGCCGCGTCGACCTGGCGCTGCCGGACCAGATCCCGCTCGCCGAGCTGCTGCCCGACCTGCTCCGGCATGCCGGTGAGTCGCTGGCCGACGAGGGCGAGCGGCACGGCGGCTGGCTGCTGCGCCGGCCGGACGGCGCGCCGCTGCTCGGTGGCCGCCCGCTGCGCGCGCAGGGCATCCGGGACGGGGAGATCCTGCACCTCACGCCGGCCCGCGTGCGGTGGCCGGAGCCGGAGTACGACGACGTGGTGGACGTGATCGCGGGCGCGCCACGGCGGACCGGCCCGTGGTCCCCGGCCGCGACCCGGCTGGCGACCCGCGCGGCGGCCGTGGCGCTGATGCCGTCCGCGTTGCCGCCGCTGCTGCTCGCGCCGCCGTCCCCGGCCGGCGCGTACGCCGCGGCAGCGCTCGCCGTCGCGCTGCTGCTGGCCGCGGTGACCGCGTCCCGTGCGTACGGCGACGCCGGCACCGCCGCGGTGCTCGGCGCGCTGTCGATCCCGTTCGCCGGGGCGGCCGGCGCGCTGCTCACCGCGCTGGACCGGCCGGCACCGCCCGGCTTCCCGGGCTGGTGGGGCACGCCGGAGACGCTGGTCGCCGCGGTCGCGGTGCTGCTCGCCGCGCTGATCGCCGCGGCCGGCACGGCGGTGCACCCGCGGGTGCCGGTCGCGTTCGCGTCCGCGGCGGTGCAGGCCGTTCCCGCCGCCGCGCTGGCGCTGGTGGTGCCGCCGGTGCACGCGGCCGCGGTGCTGGTCACGGCCGCGGCCTGCACGCTCGGGCTGCTCCCGCTGGCCGCGATCCGGCTCGGGCGGCTGCCGATCCCGGCGATCGCGCTGCCCGCGCCGGTCCCGGATCCGGACGACCCGGGCCGGGACGGGCTGGCGGAGGCGCGCCGGCGACCGCCGCGCGCGGCCGTGCTGGCGGCGCTGAGCAGGACCGACGAGTTCCTCACCGGGCTGCTCGCCGGGCACGCCCTGGTGATCACGGTGGCCGCGCCGGTTCTGGCGCTGCACGGCGGTGCGGTGGCGCGTGTGCTGGCCGGCGCGGTCGCGGTGAGCCTGCTGCTGCGCACCCGCGTGTTCGGCACGGCGCACCACCGCGTGCCGCTGCTCGCGGCCGGCGTCGTCACGCTCGCGGTGCTCGCGTTCACGGTGTCCGTGGCGGTGCCCTCGCCGCTGCTCACGGTGCTGCCGGCGGCGGTGGCGGTGGCCGTGCTGGCGGCCGGCGCCGCCTGGTCGCGGCGCCCGCCGTCGCTCTACCTGGCCCGGGGCGCCGAGCTGCTGGACACGCTGGCGCTGGTCTCGCTCATCCCGCTGGCCTGCGTGATCCTCGGCCTCTACGCGAACCTGCGGAACCTCAACGGCTGA
- a CDS encoding TlpA family protein disulfide reductase — MRGAVRAGAAAIALALAGCTPAPATVAAGAGDVVPASPFADCAGLAAPPGADPPEPPGEVLLDRLPELELSCLNGGDIVTLTALRGPAVINLWGSWCGPCREELPAVQAYADRAAGRVHVLGVDTADRQSTAEDLGRKLGFRFPSLFDPNRELLTALAAAEVGAPGLPATVLIDAEGRVRGVHQTTALDEAGLDRFVRDHLGVTVQP, encoded by the coding sequence GTGAGAGGTGCCGTGCGGGCCGGTGCCGCCGCGATCGCGCTGGCGCTGGCCGGATGCACCCCGGCGCCGGCGACCGTGGCCGCCGGCGCGGGCGACGTCGTGCCCGCCTCCCCGTTCGCGGACTGCGCCGGGCTCGCCGCGCCGCCCGGTGCGGACCCGCCGGAGCCGCCCGGCGAGGTGCTGCTGGACCGGCTGCCGGAGCTGGAGCTGTCCTGCCTCAACGGCGGCGACATCGTCACGCTCACCGCGCTGCGCGGGCCCGCCGTGATCAACCTGTGGGGTTCCTGGTGCGGGCCCTGCCGGGAGGAGCTGCCGGCCGTCCAGGCGTACGCGGACCGCGCCGCCGGCCGGGTGCACGTGCTCGGCGTCGACACCGCCGACCGGCAGTCCACCGCCGAGGACCTGGGCCGCAAGCTGGGCTTCCGGTTCCCCTCGCTGTTCGACCCGAACCGGGAACTGCTGACCGCGCTCGCCGCCGCCGAGGTCGGCGCGCCCGGCCTGCCGGCCACCGTGCTGATCGACGCGGAGGGCCGGGTGCGCGGCGTCCACCAGACCACCGCGCTGGACGAGGCCGGGCTGGACCGGTTCGTCCGGGACCACCTCGGCGTGACGGTCCAGCCATGA
- a CDS encoding NUDIX hydrolase has translation MSDELPEWLAPLAKRAAAATARDFTRLPTPTGEGRASAVLVLFGEGPDGPDVLMLERAADMRNHAGQPAFPGGAADPGDADAVATALREANEEVGLDPASVTVLAELPKLWIPISRFVVTPVLAWWHAPHPVHPRQPAEVAHVARLPIAELCDPDHRLQVRHGSGWIGPAFDSQGMVVWGFTAGVLSALLDMGGWSRPWPRDRVAELDERLRPVLVPSESPVTEPAAPPPADDVSGPLA, from the coding sequence GTGAGCGACGAGCTCCCGGAGTGGCTGGCGCCGCTGGCCAAGCGCGCGGCCGCGGCGACCGCGCGCGACTTCACCCGCCTGCCCACGCCCACCGGCGAGGGGCGGGCCAGCGCCGTGCTGGTGCTCTTCGGCGAAGGGCCGGACGGCCCGGACGTGCTGATGCTGGAGCGGGCCGCGGACATGCGCAACCACGCCGGCCAGCCCGCGTTCCCCGGCGGCGCCGCCGACCCGGGCGACGCGGACGCGGTCGCCACCGCGCTCCGCGAGGCGAACGAGGAGGTCGGGCTGGACCCGGCCAGCGTCACCGTGCTCGCCGAGCTGCCGAAGCTGTGGATCCCGATCAGCCGGTTCGTGGTCACGCCGGTGCTGGCCTGGTGGCACGCGCCGCACCCGGTGCACCCGCGCCAGCCGGCCGAGGTCGCGCACGTCGCCCGGCTGCCGATCGCGGAGCTGTGTGATCCCGACCACAGGTTGCAGGTGCGGCACGGCAGCGGCTGGATCGGACCGGCGTTCGACTCGCAGGGCATGGTCGTGTGGGGATTCACCGCCGGCGTGCTCTCCGCGCTGCTCGACATGGGCGGCTGGAGCCGGCCCTGGCCCCGCGACCGCGTCGCCGAACTCGACGAACGGCTGCGCCCGGTGCTCGTACCCTCGGAAAGCCCTGTGACCGAGCCGGCGGCGCCGCCGCCGGCCGACGACGTCAGCGGTCCCCTCGCATGA
- a CDS encoding MarP family serine protease, translating to MPVTDLVLLLLIVLFAASGYRQGFVVGTLSFAGFFSGALLGLQLGPLIATQFADPGMRVIASLVAIFLLAVIAQTLAGWFGARLRHGIVNPTGQRADEVGGALVSVCAVLLVAWLVAVPLAASSVPWLSRSITSSYVLGVVDRVMPAQAEVLSQGLRQTLNTRGFPEVFGGLGTTRAPQVEAPDPALAKSPVVQEARQSVVKIRGIANDCSRRLEGSGFVYADDRVMTNAHVVAGTDSVSVEVGEERLDGRVTVYEPDLDLAVIYVPGLDAPIMEWSDKAGSRSESAIVLGYPLDGPYNAQAARLRDVSDITGPNIYDSRQVTREIYTINALVRNGNSGGPLVDAQGDVLGVIFAAAANDPNIGFAVTAAEAAPIAREGIERTRAAGTGDCTEG from the coding sequence GTGCCCGTGACCGACCTCGTCCTCCTTCTGCTGATAGTGCTGTTCGCGGCGAGCGGCTACCGGCAGGGATTCGTGGTGGGGACGCTGTCCTTCGCCGGTTTCTTCAGCGGTGCGCTGCTCGGCCTCCAGCTCGGGCCGCTGATCGCGACGCAGTTCGCGGACCCCGGGATGCGGGTGATCGCCTCGCTGGTCGCGATCTTCCTGCTCGCGGTGATCGCGCAGACGCTGGCCGGCTGGTTCGGGGCCCGGCTGCGGCACGGCATCGTCAACCCCACCGGGCAGCGGGCCGACGAGGTCGGCGGCGCGCTGGTCTCGGTCTGCGCGGTGCTGCTGGTGGCCTGGCTGGTCGCGGTGCCGCTGGCGGCCTCCTCCGTACCGTGGCTGTCCCGCTCGATCACCAGCAGTTACGTGCTCGGCGTCGTGGACCGGGTGATGCCCGCGCAGGCCGAGGTGCTCTCCCAGGGGCTGCGGCAGACGCTCAACACCCGCGGCTTCCCGGAGGTCTTCGGCGGCCTCGGGACCACCCGCGCGCCGCAGGTGGAGGCGCCGGACCCGGCACTGGCCAAGTCCCCCGTGGTCCAGGAGGCGCGGCAGTCCGTGGTCAAGATCCGCGGCATCGCCAACGACTGCAGCCGGCGGCTGGAGGGCTCCGGCTTCGTCTACGCCGACGACCGCGTGATGACCAACGCGCACGTGGTGGCCGGCACCGACTCGGTCAGCGTCGAGGTCGGCGAGGAGCGGCTGGACGGCCGGGTCACGGTCTACGAGCCCGACCTGGACCTGGCCGTCATCTACGTGCCCGGCCTGGACGCGCCCATCATGGAGTGGTCGGACAAGGCCGGCAGCCGCTCGGAGAGCGCCATCGTGCTCGGCTACCCGCTGGACGGCCCGTACAACGCGCAGGCCGCCCGCCTCCGCGACGTCAGCGACATCACCGGCCCGAACATCTACGACTCCCGCCAGGTCACCCGGGAGATCTACACGATCAACGCACTGGTCCGGAACGGCAACTCCGGCGGCCCACTCGTCGACGCCCAGGGCGACGTGCTCGGCGTCATCTTCGCCGCCGCCGCCAACGACCCGAACATCGGCTTCGCCGTCACGGCCGCGGAGGCGGCCCCGATCGCCCGGGAGGGCATCGAGCGCACCCGCGCCGCCGGCACGGGAGACTGCACCGAGGGCTGA
- the nth gene encoding endonuclease III — translation MTRTPAPAESPLALTRRARRIGRLLTETHPDAHCELNHDGPLQLAVATILSAQCTDQRVNEVTPKLFAHYPTAAAYAGADRAELEELIRPTGFFRNKTTALIGLGQALVTHHGGEVPGRLDDLVKLPGIGRKTANVILGNAFGVPGITVDTHFQRLVQRWRLTAETDPVKIEHAVGALYPRRDWTMLSHRIIFHGRRVCHARKPACGACTLAKVCPSYGTGPTEPEVAVKLLKGPRAGALAEAVGLDPALVPAAATTVDVP, via the coding sequence GTGACCCGCACGCCCGCCCCGGCCGAGTCCCCGCTCGCGTTGACGCGCCGCGCCCGCCGGATCGGCCGGTTGCTCACCGAGACGCACCCGGACGCGCACTGCGAGTTGAACCACGACGGCCCGCTCCAACTCGCGGTCGCCACCATCCTGTCCGCGCAGTGCACGGACCAGCGGGTCAACGAGGTCACGCCGAAGCTGTTCGCCCACTACCCCACGGCCGCGGCCTACGCGGGCGCGGACCGGGCCGAGCTGGAGGAGCTGATCCGGCCGACCGGCTTCTTCCGCAACAAGACCACCGCGCTGATCGGGCTCGGCCAGGCGCTGGTCACCCACCACGGCGGCGAGGTGCCCGGCCGGCTGGACGACCTGGTCAAACTGCCCGGCATCGGCCGCAAGACGGCGAACGTGATCCTCGGCAACGCGTTCGGCGTGCCCGGCATCACCGTCGACACCCACTTCCAGCGGCTGGTCCAGCGGTGGCGGCTCACCGCGGAGACCGATCCCGTCAAGATCGAGCACGCGGTCGGCGCGCTCTATCCGAGGCGCGACTGGACCATGCTGTCGCACCGGATCATCTTCCACGGCCGCCGGGTCTGCCACGCCCGCAAGCCCGCCTGCGGCGCCTGCACGCTGGCGAAGGTCTGCCCGTCGTACGGCACCGGCCCGACCGAGCCCGAGGTCGCGGTGAAGCTGCTCAAGGGCCCGCGGGCCGGCGCACTGGCCGAGGCGGTCGGGCTCGACCCGGCGCTGGTGCCGGCGGCCGCCACGACCGTGGACGTGCCGTGA